In the genome of Ignavibacteriales bacterium, one region contains:
- a CDS encoding histidine kinase translates to MSAAEQTSNILTSSDRAIRLSYWQITEDVNPKLHPSTYHDSLWKQFEPSLDDEEHTGGNWLIKTKIIIDDSLHIKDVLGFFPLNFVTAYEIYWDGIKIAQNGVVGSNIVEEDAGKFNFSLPLFPDLLKTGEHTLVLRISNHNSYSSWEWFYADFIIGKYDTLLGKLFKLYSQAFFTAGILFIPFLFNLFLYFARKRRTEHLLFGLICFIVILDSTTMLLPSLIEMRSTFIYLQYYIYQIITILFSILFPAFFIYLFSLSKKIIGLVALSELIIFFFFTNIGNVFNIMSIVVLVICSLITLWALYRRREESLIIFLGIVAAWTGYFFNFAFNSLATTMVIATSFSIARQFARTERSEKEAQLKSARLENELLKKNINPHFVLNTLTSIIAWLRKDAGSAIKLIEALAHEFRMINQVSTLKLIPVEQEIDLCRTHLSIMSYRKGAEFKLETIDIDAGDFIPPMIFHTLIENGLTHGYDNKISGTFKLQCVKTSDRIKYILTNDGEFNSADTKGSTGFGAKYIKGRLEESYPDRWIFKSNKTDEGWESEIEIRMS, encoded by the coding sequence GTGTCAGCCGCAGAACAGACATCCAACATTTTAACTTCCTCCGATAGAGCAATCAGGTTAAGCTACTGGCAGATTACTGAAGATGTAAATCCGAAACTTCACCCTTCAACTTACCACGATTCATTATGGAAACAATTTGAGCCTTCATTGGATGACGAAGAACACACGGGCGGCAATTGGCTTATAAAGACTAAAATTATTATAGATGATTCACTGCACATTAAAGATGTACTCGGGTTTTTTCCATTAAATTTTGTTACTGCTTATGAAATTTATTGGGATGGAATTAAGATAGCTCAAAATGGAGTCGTTGGTAGTAACATTGTTGAGGAAGACGCAGGAAAGTTTAATTTTAGTCTCCCTTTATTTCCTGACCTGTTGAAAACAGGAGAACACACTCTTGTTCTCCGGATATCAAACCACAATAGTTATTCATCATGGGAATGGTTTTATGCTGATTTCATTATAGGAAAGTATGATACTCTGTTAGGAAAATTATTTAAACTTTATTCCCAGGCATTTTTTACTGCAGGTATTTTGTTCATCCCGTTCCTGTTTAATCTTTTTCTTTACTTCGCGAGAAAAAGGAGAACCGAACACCTGTTGTTTGGTCTTATTTGTTTTATAGTAATACTAGATTCCACAACCATGCTGCTTCCTTCGCTTATAGAAATGCGGTCTACCTTTATTTACTTGCAATATTATATCTATCAAATCATTACTATTTTATTTTCAATATTATTCCCTGCATTTTTTATTTACCTGTTTTCTTTATCCAAAAAAATTATTGGACTTGTTGCGTTATCAGAGCTTATCATTTTTTTCTTTTTCACGAATATCGGAAACGTATTTAATATAATGTCGATTGTTGTTCTTGTAATATGCAGCCTGATCACCCTTTGGGCTTTATACAGACGAAGGGAAGAGAGTTTAATTATCTTTTTGGGAATCGTTGCTGCATGGACAGGATACTTTTTCAATTTTGCTTTTAACAGCCTGGCAACGACCATGGTAATAGCCACAAGTTTTTCAATAGCCAGGCAGTTTGCAAGAACAGAACGCTCCGAAAAAGAAGCACAACTAAAATCAGCGCGGTTAGAGAATGAATTATTAAAGAAGAATATCAATCCTCATTTCGTTTTAAATACATTAACTTCAATAATCGCGTGGCTTAGAAAAGATGCTGGTTCTGCGATTAAGCTGATCGAAGCATTGGCGCATGAATTCAGAATGATAAACCAGGTCTCCACATTAAAACTGATTCCAGTAGAACAGGAAATCGATTTATGCAGAACACATCTCAGTATTATGAGTTACCGCAAAGGAGCTGAGTTTAAATTAGAAACAATTGACATCGATGCCGGTGATTTTATTCCACCAATGATATTTCATACCCTTATTGAAAACGGATTAACGCATGGGTATGATAACAAAATTTCCGGTACATTTAAACTTCAATGTGTAAAGACTTCGGATCGTATTAAATATATTCTGACAAATGATGGTGAATTTAATTCAGCGGATACAAAAGGCTCAACCGGGTTTGGAGCAAAGTACATTAAAGGCAGGCTAGAAGAAAGCTATCCGGATAGATGGATTTTCAAATCTAACAAAACTGATGAAGGCTGGGAATCGGAAATTGAAATAAGGATGTCATAA
- a CDS encoding sigma-54-dependent Fis family transcriptional regulator: protein MAKILAIDDNQSVLNFLNIIMLQKNKYEIELLQDSTKAFKILDKDSFDVVLLDMDMPNVSGLDILKHISKNDIKVKTIVLTGVEDIDLAISAMKLGTFDYLLKPVDEEKLFSIIDAAVEENQKLNHHDNFAAHATLNLLKYKDVFSSIITQDEKMIKLFHLVEKFAETDNSVLIWGESGSGKELIAEAIHKISSRRSKKFVAVNAGVFAQELFASEFFGYEKGAFTGAEKDKAGFMEEANGGTLFLDEIGELTLPIQVKLLRVLQDEEFYRLGSTKNIKVDVRIIAATNKNLFEEIQKGNFRKDLFFRLNINSIALPPLRERKGDIELLSNYFLDMFSRKYSKEICRISEQVLNSLKSYSFPGNVRELMNIINSAIIVESSEELKKKSLPGYFVESNHVPVIPDDSEDDTPCSLSEMEKDHIDFVLKFTHNNKTRAAEILGISRVNLLAKLKRYHPGNNV from the coding sequence TTGGCAAAGATATTAGCAATTGACGATAACCAGTCTGTACTGAATTTTCTGAACATAATCATGCTTCAGAAAAATAAGTATGAGATTGAACTTCTGCAGGACAGCACAAAAGCATTTAAAATTCTTGACAAGGATTCATTCGACGTTGTTTTACTTGATATGGATATGCCGAACGTTTCAGGTCTGGATATTCTTAAACACATATCAAAAAATGATATCAAGGTTAAAACTATTGTGCTTACCGGCGTTGAAGATATTGATCTCGCAATATCTGCAATGAAGCTCGGAACATTTGACTACCTGTTAAAACCTGTCGATGAAGAAAAGCTATTCAGTATAATTGATGCGGCTGTTGAAGAAAACCAGAAGCTTAATCATCATGATAATTTTGCGGCGCATGCAACTCTCAACCTGTTGAAATATAAAGATGTTTTCAGCAGCATCATTACACAGGACGAAAAAATGATTAAGCTGTTTCATCTTGTCGAAAAATTTGCTGAAACAGATAACTCAGTTCTTATCTGGGGAGAAAGCGGGTCCGGAAAAGAACTGATTGCCGAAGCCATTCATAAAATCAGTTCGCGGAGATCAAAAAAGTTTGTCGCGGTTAACGCGGGAGTTTTTGCGCAGGAACTTTTTGCGTCTGAATTTTTTGGTTATGAGAAGGGAGCGTTCACAGGAGCGGAAAAAGATAAAGCTGGATTTATGGAAGAAGCCAACGGAGGAACTTTATTCCTCGATGAAATCGGCGAGCTGACTTTGCCTATCCAGGTTAAGCTTTTAAGAGTATTACAGGATGAGGAGTTCTATAGGCTTGGTTCTACAAAAAATATAAAAGTAGATGTAAGGATAATCGCCGCGACCAATAAAAATTTATTTGAGGAAATACAGAAAGGCAATTTCAGGAAGGATCTTTTTTTCCGTCTCAACATTAATTCCATTGCATTGCCGCCATTAAGAGAGCGTAAAGGTGATATCGAATTATTATCCAATTACTTTCTGGATATGTTCAGCAGGAAATATTCAAAAGAGATATGCAGGATATCAGAACAGGTTTTGAACAGTCTTAAATCATATTCATTCCCTGGCAATGTCCGCGAACTTATGAACATTATTAACAGCGCAATTATTGTTGAATCATCTGAAGAACTGAAAAAGAAATCACTGCCGGGATATTTTGTAGAGAGCAATCATGTTCCTGTAATTCCTGATGACAGTGAGGATGATACACCGTGTTCACTTTCTGAAATGGAAAAAGATCATATCGATTTTGTACTTAAGTTCACGCATAATAATAAAACAAGGGCAGCGGAAATACTTGGAATATCGAGAGTAAACCTGCTGGCAAAGTTGAAAAGATACCACCCGGGAAATAATGTGTGA
- a CDS encoding molybdopterin-dependent oxidoreductase, whose translation MEQIQITINGKEISVNLDITILEAVHQNKLDEIPTLCHDKRLEHFTSCFLCVVEVEGVNKLIPACSTKVSAGMKVHTKSEKIVESRRTALALLMSNHYADCIGPCTNNCPAGVDAQTYIALISMGKYKEALKLVKENNPLPLSIGRVCVRDCEAACRRKFIDEPVSVNALKRFIADYDNVNKWTPEVKPGNGKKVAVIGSGPAGLSCAYYLTIEGYSVTIFEKLPMLGGMLRYGIPEYRLPKKILDSEINWIINLGVEVKTGVELGIDFSIHSLLEEGYDSVFLGVGAHKASKMGLDGEDITFGVFRGIDFLREIELSFIPKLKGNVVVVGGGNTAIDAARTALRCGAGNVKIVYRRSIKEMPANPEEIEAAQKEGIEILFLTNPKNIVTEDHKIIGIECLKMGLVEGKAGERAKPVPIDGSEFIVNCDYLISAIGQSVDTGFTKFDKDCSLEKWGTVCVNKETFETSIHGVFAGGDVVTGPFTAITSIAQGKKAAKAIMSYLTTGKAKSGNGKFYSFKHNLAKINEREYETVKKLAREKMQELEVTDRIHNFKEVEEGLTEEQVADEFKRCLECGCSEYYDCDLRKYCDEYDVNISTFTGETKKYLADGRHPFIMLDPNKCINCGRCVRTCSEILKVSALGFINRGFKSVVKPAMEKALLDTNCISCGNCIDACPTGAISEKFPFKILGTLPKENTETVCSFCSVGCKINFKKISDDIFYVSNTTEEIKDSHNKGYLCVKGRFGHRYLMNKNRVLFPQIRRHGIIDFVDTNEAMKYSEKKIKGLIEKYGPDSVAVLASPKLSNEELYLLQKFARVGLKNNNISSFSNLIYGNELNALDSMTGFTSSTASMDDLNDADVIVVINSNLSEENLVMELKIKEAQKRGAKLVLINSSEIKLTKYADLWIDSRKGTNTYLIDSLNKILIEDGYVSESFINSRTKNFKELRASLSEIDIKKAMLYSGVDKNVFNDFISTMKTFSNIIFIYNIDSRADKSVNDLKAISNFLTLTGRTGKDKNGIIILREYNNSTGLIDMGVLPEYLPGFVKYDETDQVNIIGDAWNTNLSNIFKPVDLALKLKKGEIKGLLIFGEDPLNVHENEIYFNGVEFLLVSDAYHTNTTENADVIMPAANHLEQSGTYTRCDNYVQKSSKVINGVNDYENWQLISGFASRFAEGFRFNSSSEILDEIKNINRFYKYSSEENSWMKEYFNNGYSKKILNFSIHKVDFTTSDNTKLSIHYQDNYYFSSVKNKLV comes from the coding sequence ATGGAACAGATACAAATAACAATAAACGGGAAAGAGATTTCTGTTAATCTCGATATTACAATTCTTGAAGCAGTTCATCAGAATAAATTAGATGAAATACCAACGCTCTGCCACGATAAACGACTTGAACATTTTACGTCTTGTTTCCTGTGTGTAGTTGAAGTCGAAGGAGTGAACAAACTTATTCCGGCTTGCTCAACGAAAGTTAGTGCGGGAATGAAAGTTCATACTAAGTCAGAAAAAATAGTTGAATCGAGAAGAACAGCACTCGCGTTGTTAATGTCCAATCATTATGCAGATTGCATTGGTCCCTGCACAAACAATTGTCCCGCCGGTGTTGACGCGCAGACTTACATAGCATTAATATCAATGGGGAAATATAAAGAGGCTCTTAAACTCGTTAAGGAAAATAATCCACTGCCGCTTTCAATCGGTCGTGTATGTGTAAGGGATTGCGAAGCCGCATGCAGAAGAAAGTTTATTGATGAACCTGTTTCAGTTAATGCTCTCAAAAGATTTATCGCGGACTATGACAATGTGAATAAATGGACACCGGAAGTTAAACCTGGCAACGGAAAGAAAGTCGCAGTTATCGGCAGCGGACCTGCGGGACTTTCCTGCGCATACTACCTTACCATTGAAGGTTATTCCGTAACAATATTTGAAAAACTTCCGATGCTTGGCGGAATGCTGCGTTATGGTATTCCCGAGTACAGGCTTCCGAAAAAAATTCTCGACTCGGAAATTAATTGGATCATCAATCTTGGTGTTGAAGTAAAAACAGGAGTTGAACTTGGAATTGATTTCAGCATCCATAGTTTACTTGAAGAAGGTTATGATTCTGTATTCTTAGGTGTCGGCGCGCACAAAGCAAGCAAGATGGGTCTGGATGGTGAGGATATAACATTCGGAGTTTTCAGAGGAATAGATTTCCTGAGAGAGATTGAACTAAGCTTCATTCCAAAGTTAAAAGGAAACGTAGTTGTTGTCGGCGGAGGAAACACCGCCATTGATGCTGCTCGCACTGCGTTGAGATGCGGTGCCGGTAATGTGAAAATAGTCTATAGAAGAAGCATCAAAGAGATGCCCGCAAACCCTGAAGAAATTGAAGCCGCTCAGAAAGAAGGCATTGAAATTTTATTCCTCACAAATCCTAAAAACATTGTTACTGAAGATCATAAAATCATCGGCATAGAATGTTTGAAGATGGGATTGGTTGAAGGAAAAGCAGGTGAACGTGCTAAACCGGTTCCAATCGATGGTTCCGAATTCATAGTGAACTGTGATTACCTGATTAGTGCTATCGGTCAATCTGTTGATACAGGATTCACAAAGTTTGATAAAGACTGTTCACTTGAAAAATGGGGAACTGTTTGTGTGAACAAAGAAACTTTTGAAACCTCAATTCACGGTGTATTTGCTGGCGGTGATGTTGTTACAGGACCATTCACTGCAATCACTTCTATTGCGCAGGGTAAAAAAGCCGCGAAAGCGATCATGTCCTACCTGACAACCGGAAAAGCTAAAAGCGGTAATGGAAAGTTCTACAGTTTCAAACATAACCTCGCAAAGATAAATGAGAGAGAATATGAAACGGTTAAAAAACTTGCGCGTGAAAAGATGCAGGAACTCGAGGTTACCGACAGGATACATAACTTTAAAGAAGTTGAAGAAGGATTAACTGAAGAGCAGGTCGCAGATGAATTTAAACGTTGTCTTGAGTGCGGATGTTCCGAGTATTACGACTGCGATCTAAGAAAATACTGCGATGAATATGATGTTAACATTTCCACATTTACTGGTGAAACAAAAAAATATCTTGCTGACGGAAGACATCCTTTCATAATGCTTGATCCGAATAAATGCATCAATTGCGGAAGATGTGTAAGAACGTGTTCAGAGATACTAAAAGTTTCAGCACTTGGATTTATTAACCGCGGATTTAAATCCGTTGTTAAACCCGCAATGGAAAAAGCATTGCTGGATACGAACTGCATCTCCTGCGGCAATTGTATTGATGCATGCCCAACCGGTGCGATAAGTGAAAAATTTCCATTCAAAATATTAGGTACTCTTCCTAAGGAGAATACTGAGACTGTCTGCAGTTTCTGTTCAGTTGGATGTAAAATTAATTTTAAGAAAATCAGTGATGATATTTTTTATGTCTCCAACACAACTGAGGAAATAAAAGACTCACATAATAAAGGATATTTATGTGTTAAAGGAAGGTTCGGTCATAGGTATTTAATGAACAAAAACCGCGTGCTGTTTCCGCAGATAAGAAGGCATGGTATAATTGATTTCGTAGATACAAACGAGGCAATGAAATATTCTGAAAAGAAAATTAAAGGGTTGATTGAAAAATACGGACCTGATTCTGTCGCTGTTTTAGCTTCACCTAAACTTTCAAATGAAGAATTGTACCTGCTGCAAAAATTTGCCCGTGTTGGTCTGAAGAATAATAACATTTCAAGTTTCTCAAACCTTATTTACGGGAATGAATTGAACGCACTGGATTCAATGACGGGATTCACATCATCAACAGCATCGATGGATGATCTGAACGATGCTGATGTTATTGTTGTCATTAATTCGAACCTTTCCGAAGAAAACCTTGTGATGGAACTTAAGATCAAAGAGGCGCAGAAGCGTGGTGCCAAATTGGTTTTGATTAATTCCTCTGAAATAAAACTGACAAAATATGCAGACCTTTGGATCGACAGCAGAAAAGGGACCAATACTTATTTAATAGACAGCTTGAATAAAATTCTAATTGAAGACGGATACGTAAGTGAATCATTCATCAACAGCAGAACGAAAAATTTTAAGGAACTGCGAGCAAGTCTTTCAGAAATCGATATTAAAAAAGCGATGCTTTATTCTGGTGTTGATAAAAATGTATTCAATGATTTTATATCAACCATGAAAACTTTCTCCAATATTATTTTTATTTATAATATTGATTCAAGGGCAGACAAATCAGTTAACGATCTGAAAGCAATCTCTAATTTCCTTACACTTACCGGCAGGACAGGGAAGGATAAGAACGGAATAATTATACTGCGTGAGTACAATAACTCTACCGGTCTGATCGATATGGGAGTACTTCCGGAATATCTTCCCGGTTTTGTAAAGTATGATGAAACCGATCAGGTTAATATCATCGGTGATGCATGGAATACAAACCTTTCAAACATTTTTAAACCAGTTGACCTTGCTTTGAAATTAAAAAAGGGTGAAATAAAAGGACTGCTGATCTTCGGAGAAGATCCGTTGAACGTACATGAGAATGAAATATATTTTAACGGTGTGGAGTTCCTTCTTGTTTCAGATGCTTATCATACTAATACTACCGAAAACGCGGATGTAATAATGCCGGCAGCAAATCATCTTGAGCAGAGCGGGACGTATACAAGATGCGATAACTATGTTCAGAAAAGCAGTAAGGTTATCAACGGCGTAAACGATTATGAAAACTGGCAGTTGATTTCCGGTTTCGCATCACGCTTTGCGGAAGGATTCAGATTCAATTCTTCTTCAGAAATACTGGATGAAATAAAAAACATAAACAGGTTTTATAAATATTCATCTGAGGAAAACTCCTGGATGAAAGAATATTTTAACAATGGTTACAGTAAAAAAATACTGAACTTTTCAATTCACAAAGTTGACTTTACAACATCAGATAACACAAAACTTAGTATACATTACCAGGATAATTATTATTTTAGCAGTGTAAAAAATAAGCTGGTTTGA
- a CDS encoding NADH-quinone oxidoreductase subunit NuoF, which yields MKKIKVGLGTCGISAGGELVFEKIKHELAVHHIDAELYETGCNGMCYEEVLVEVEDERESNLYSKVTVDKVGRIINEHIINNQPVKDWIIKSKDHCTEESFLKNQTRIVLRNCGIINPASIDEYISKDGYRSIQKVLKEYSPENVIDIIIKAGLRGRGGGGFSTGIKWKLANKERSQKKFIICNADEGDPGAFMDRSVLEGDPHSVLEGMMIGAYAIGSDEGYIYIRAEYPLAIKRLRKAIGQCYSRGYLGKNIFGSSFSFDIKIKEGAGAFVCGEETAMMASIEGKRGVPRLRPPFPAQSGLWGKPTNINNVETFANVPWIILNGWEKYAALGTEKSKGSKVFALAGKIKRTGLVEIPMGMTINEIVYEIGGGIKDNKKFKAVQIGGPSGGCIPASMGDLKIDYDEITRTGAIMGSGGLIVLDETTCMVDLARYFLNFTQLESCGKCTFCRIGTKRMLEVLERITEGNGKEGDIEQLETLAQHIKSGSLCGLGQTAPNPVLTTLKYFREEYEEHIYNKKCPAHSCASLVTYQIIDELCKGCMVCLKVCSTGAMTGKKKEVHKINYDLCNKCGKCYDVCRLNAIVKV from the coding sequence ATGAAAAAAATTAAAGTCGGTCTCGGCACCTGTGGAATTTCCGCCGGAGGTGAATTAGTATTCGAAAAGATAAAACACGAACTGGCGGTGCATCATATTGATGCGGAACTTTATGAAACCGGGTGCAATGGAATGTGTTATGAAGAGGTGCTTGTTGAAGTTGAAGATGAAAGGGAAAGTAATCTTTATTCGAAGGTGACGGTTGATAAAGTCGGCAGAATAATAAATGAACATATAATTAATAATCAGCCGGTTAAAGACTGGATAATAAAAAGTAAAGATCATTGCACGGAAGAATCTTTCCTGAAAAACCAGACTCGCATAGTTCTGCGCAACTGCGGTATAATTAATCCGGCTTCAATAGATGAATACATTTCCAAAGACGGGTACAGATCGATCCAGAAAGTCTTAAAGGAATATTCACCTGAGAATGTGATAGATATAATTATAAAAGCAGGGTTAAGAGGACGAGGCGGCGGCGGATTTTCTACAGGCATAAAATGGAAACTGGCTAACAAAGAAAGATCACAGAAAAAATTTATTATATGTAATGCGGATGAAGGAGACCCCGGTGCATTTATGGATAGAAGTGTACTTGAAGGTGATCCGCATTCAGTACTTGAAGGTATGATGATAGGAGCTTACGCTATCGGTTCCGATGAAGGTTATATTTATATAAGAGCGGAATATCCACTTGCAATAAAACGATTAAGAAAAGCGATAGGTCAGTGTTACAGCAGAGGTTATCTCGGTAAGAATATTTTCGGTTCATCATTCAGTTTTGATATTAAAATAAAAGAAGGAGCCGGTGCATTTGTGTGCGGTGAAGAAACCGCGATGATGGCATCCATTGAAGGAAAAAGAGGTGTTCCGCGTCTACGTCCGCCCTTCCCGGCACAAAGTGGTTTATGGGGTAAGCCGACCAATATTAATAATGTGGAAACTTTCGCGAATGTACCATGGATAATTCTCAACGGCTGGGAAAAGTATGCTGCGCTTGGTACGGAGAAAAGTAAAGGAAGTAAGGTATTCGCTCTTGCCGGTAAAATAAAACGTACAGGACTTGTTGAAATACCCATGGGAATGACTATCAATGAAATCGTTTATGAGATCGGCGGCGGAATAAAAGACAATAAAAAGTTTAAAGCCGTACAGATAGGCGGACCATCAGGCGGTTGTATTCCCGCATCAATGGGTGATCTGAAAATTGATTATGATGAAATTACTCGGACCGGCGCAATAATGGGTTCGGGCGGATTGATCGTTCTTGATGAAACAACGTGTATGGTAGATCTCGCAAGATATTTCCTGAACTTCACACAGCTTGAATCTTGTGGTAAGTGTACGTTCTGCAGGATAGGAACAAAACGCATGCTGGAAGTTCTTGAAAGAATAACTGAAGGCAATGGAAAAGAAGGTGATATCGAACAACTCGAAACTCTTGCACAGCACATAAAATCAGGTTCACTTTGCGGACTCGGACAGACAGCTCCAAACCCGGTACTTACAACTTTAAAATATTTCCGTGAGGAATATGAAGAACACATTTACAACAAGAAATGCCCGGCTCACAGTTGTGCTTCTTTAGTAACCTACCAGATCATTGATGAGTTGTGCAAAGGATGTATGGTTTGTCTGAAAGTATGTTCGACAGGCGCAATGACGGGAAAGAAAAAGGAAGTCCATAAAATCAATTACGATCTGTGCAACAAGTGCGGCAAATGTTATGATGTATGCCGACTGAATGCAATAGTAAAAGTTTAA
- the nuoE gene encoding NADH-quinone oxidoreductase subunit NuoE encodes MINVEIREEKKEILNFKVDLINKRHQHGSLIPLLQSAQDSYGYIPEKVIYYISELVGIPPAEIYGVITFYAQFRLKPLGKNIIRICEGTACHVNGAKTVLSVLQDEAGISIGETSDDGLFSLVSVACLGCCSLAPVIMINDETFGNLDQAKIKKAINKFRTTENAEVHNEKN; translated from the coding sequence ATGATCAATGTAGAAATCCGTGAAGAGAAAAAAGAAATTCTGAATTTCAAAGTTGACTTAATAAATAAACGCCATCAGCACGGTTCATTAATTCCGCTGCTGCAGTCCGCTCAGGATTCATACGGTTACATACCTGAGAAAGTAATTTACTATATCAGTGAACTGGTAGGAATTCCTCCTGCAGAGATATACGGCGTGATAACTTTTTATGCGCAGTTCCGGTTGAAGCCACTTGGTAAAAATATAATAAGGATATGCGAAGGAACTGCCTGTCACGTTAACGGTGCAAAAACAGTGTTATCAGTATTACAGGATGAAGCCGGTATCTCAATCGGCGAAACATCTGATGACGGGTTGTTCTCACTTGTTTCAGTTGCGTGTTTAGGATGCTGTTCATTAGCTCCTGTAATCATGATCAATGATGAAACTTTCGGCAATCTTGACCAGGCTAAGATTAAAAAAGCCATCAACAAATTCAGAACAACGGAGAATGCTGAGGTACACAATGAAAAAAATTAA
- a CDS encoding response regulator, with the protein MSNETISPRNEQKRILLIDDESSIRRSLSLSLNQLGYDVEPCDSGLTALNKLELYKRNSVNLDSVVVDVNLPDINGLKLGRIIKSKYPDAAMMYITGYADKLEVTEIEELKEDGLLEKPFTADDLIIEINKILNKHPRQTKEVIKEEAKTTSAYALIKVKEDVNYFTLYQKIYFMQNVLYCDATRGDIDIFVLLQSDSMEKCKEIYEKEILTLEGISESILLPVSIPLLNDNIKEIVQSAGISLFEDNPAMSKIRDSKKAVYSYVLLDIDREKLERVYPVLRLTENILYCDYTSGKYNIIMMIFGSQFSEIDKIIENKIISLDGVLKVKEYPVINIFEM; encoded by the coding sequence ATGTCAAACGAAACAATATCCCCGCGGAATGAACAGAAAAGAATTTTACTGATCGATGACGAGTCCTCGATAAGAAGATCACTTTCATTGTCATTAAACCAGCTTGGTTATGATGTTGAACCTTGCGACAGCGGTTTAACCGCCTTAAACAAACTTGAACTTTATAAAAGAAATTCTGTCAACCTTGATTCCGTCGTTGTTGATGTTAACCTGCCCGATATAAATGGATTAAAACTTGGACGTATAATCAAATCAAAGTACCCCGATGCGGCAATGATGTACATTACCGGCTACGCCGATAAACTTGAGGTTACGGAAATTGAAGAGTTGAAAGAAGACGGCTTACTTGAAAAGCCTTTTACTGCAGACGACCTTATCATTGAGATAAATAAGATACTAAACAAACATCCCAGGCAAACTAAAGAAGTAATAAAAGAAGAAGCTAAAACAACTTCCGCTTATGCACTGATAAAGGTTAAAGAAGATGTGAACTACTTCACACTTTATCAGAAAATATATTTTATGCAGAATGTTCTTTACTGCGACGCCACTCGCGGTGATATAGACATTTTCGTTTTGCTGCAATCAGATTCAATGGAGAAATGCAAAGAGATCTATGAAAAAGAAATTCTTACTCTTGAAGGAATAAGTGAAAGCATCCTGCTTCCTGTCAGCATTCCGCTTTTGAATGACAATATAAAAGAGATTGTTCAGTCAGCCGGAATATCACTTTTCGAAGATAACCCTGCGATGAGTAAAATAAGAGATTCCAAAAAAGCGGTTTACTCTTATGTACTTCTGGATATTGACAGGGAAAAGTTGGAAAGAGTTTATCCTGTTCTCCGCTTAACCGAAAATATTCTTTACTGCGATTACACATCAGGCAAATACAATATTATAATGATGATATTCGGTTCGCAGTTCAGCGAAATCGACAAGATCATTGAAAATAAAATTATCAGTCTTGATGGAGTACTGAAAGTAAAAGAGTATCCAGTAATCAACATCTTCGAAATGTAA